A stretch of the Thermococcus sp. genome encodes the following:
- a CDS encoding cytidine/deoxycytidylate deaminase family protein — MEVEISLDPEKAEKIKRIRPTKDEYFMLIAKLVSLRATCPRLRVGAVAVKDGYILATGYNGAPRGMNHCIDLGCLIVDGHCHRAVHAEQNVIAMAARKGISLEGATLYVTHFPCDICFKLLVNAGIKEIVYEEMYPNEATEILLREAQEKGIVKIRQFKLPKERVKLFLEELFK; from the coding sequence ATGGAAGTCGAAATATCCCTTGATCCGGAGAAGGCTGAGAAAATAAAACGGATACGTCCCACCAAAGACGAGTATTTCATGCTTATCGCCAAGCTCGTCTCCCTCCGGGCCACCTGTCCAAGGCTCCGCGTCGGGGCGGTTGCTGTCAAGGACGGCTACATTCTTGCCACAGGTTACAACGGTGCGCCTAGGGGCATGAACCACTGCATTGACTTGGGGTGCCTCATCGTCGACGGCCACTGTCACAGAGCCGTTCACGCGGAGCAGAACGTCATAGCGATGGCGGCCAGGAAGGGTATAAGCCTTGAGGGGGCGACGCTCTACGTCACCCACTTCCCCTGCGACATATGCTTTAAACTCCTCGTCAACGCGGGGATCAAGGAGATCGTCTATGAGGAGATGTACCCCAACGAGGCGACGGAAATTCTGCTCAGAGAAGCGCAGGAAAAAGGCATAGTGAAGATAAGGCAGTTCAAACTGCCGAAAGAGAGGGTCAAACTGTTTCTGGAGGAGCTTTTCAAATAG
- a CDS encoding serine/threonine-protein kinase RIO2, protein MVSKLLALDAYPKLRDLDFRVLRGVELNMRHHRWVPLEDIARFARLDVETASFRLGKLDDWSLVVRRSDMGYVGYQLTIHGYDTLAIRALAKKGVVEAISTAQVGVGKDADVYVGITPSQEKVAVKFNRIGGRTSSRKARYHGRAFQNKHHTSWLYVSRLIAQREYEALTLLNPIARVPKPIAWNRHAVVMEFIEGRELAELSDAELGRDEAGEVLNKVLNEYMKIVRFGIVHSDLSEYNVVLSGDGVLIIDWAQYVTTADPESLEYLERDITVLLNAFKHRWHVEVDFKEVWKSFKEAWTESRGAEWRDSRWGSMRR, encoded by the coding sequence ATGGTAAGTAAACTGCTGGCGCTCGACGCTTACCCAAAACTCCGCGACCTGGACTTCAGGGTACTCAGAGGGGTAGAGCTTAACATGAGGCACCATCGGTGGGTCCCCTTGGAGGACATAGCTCGCTTTGCCCGTCTGGACGTTGAGACCGCGTCATTCAGACTCGGAAAGCTCGACGACTGGAGCCTGGTGGTGAGGAGGAGTGACATGGGCTACGTGGGTTACCAGCTAACGATCCATGGGTACGACACCCTTGCCATACGGGCGCTGGCCAAGAAAGGTGTGGTTGAGGCCATAAGTACAGCCCAAGTAGGCGTCGGAAAGGATGCGGACGTTTACGTTGGGATAACCCCCTCCCAGGAGAAGGTGGCCGTCAAGTTCAACAGGATAGGGGGAAGGACAAGTTCAAGAAAAGCGAGGTACCACGGAAGGGCCTTCCAGAACAAACACCACACGAGCTGGCTCTACGTGTCCCGATTGATAGCCCAGAGGGAGTACGAGGCCTTAACGCTACTCAACCCCATAGCCAGGGTTCCAAAGCCGATAGCGTGGAACAGACATGCAGTGGTGATGGAATTTATCGAGGGAAGGGAGCTTGCAGAGTTAAGTGATGCGGAACTGGGACGGGACGAGGCAGGGGAAGTTCTTAATAAGGTTCTAAACGAGTATATGAAGATAGTGCGTTTTGGGATCGTCCACTCAGACCTGAGTGAATACAACGTCGTGTTGAGCGGAGATGGGGTCCTGATAATAGACTGGGCCCAGTATGTGACAACAGCCGATCCCGAGAGTCTTGAGTACCTTGAAAGGGATATCACCGTTCTGCTCAATGCATTTAAACACCGGTGGCACGTTGAAGTGGATTTTAAAGAGGTATGGAAAAGTTTTAAAGAGGCATGGACTGAAAGCCGAGGGGCGGAGTGGAGGGATTCAAGATGGGGGTCGATGAGGAGATAG
- a CDS encoding glycosyltransferase 4 family protein: protein MMWASPLIGLTLSLMLTPYVGRVMTAAGITGKDIHKPNPYDVPEMCGIAVLLSLPIALSPALDEKMAMAMLPFLLFGIVGILDDTTNLRQLHKVLLSLLVSIPVTFIPVPHTVNVFGLSLKLGMLYLPFAVLFVTGSANLVNLLAGFNGLEVGTAGIALFFLGLITGGTAQLVALTGAAVSLGFLWWNRYPARVFPGDTGTLALGALIGIVGIIGKVEAYAALLLIPHFLDFIIKTSVRFGVRKHGRTRVRADGTLQAPPYPSFLGLIMRSVRVTEPKLVAIVWSIETALGLLSLALHL from the coding sequence GTGATGTGGGCATCCCCTCTTATAGGTTTAACCCTGTCACTCATGCTTACCCCATACGTTGGACGGGTAATGACCGCCGCGGGGATAACGGGGAAGGACATCCACAAGCCCAACCCTTACGATGTTCCGGAGATGTGTGGAATTGCGGTTCTCCTTTCCCTGCCCATTGCATTAAGCCCCGCGCTGGACGAGAAAATGGCCATGGCCATGCTACCGTTCCTCCTCTTCGGGATCGTCGGGATTTTAGACGACACGACGAACCTGCGGCAACTTCATAAGGTCCTCCTCTCCCTTCTGGTCTCGATTCCCGTCACATTCATCCCGGTGCCCCATACTGTTAACGTGTTCGGACTATCCCTCAAATTAGGAATGCTGTACCTCCCCTTCGCGGTGCTCTTCGTTACGGGATCCGCAAATCTCGTCAACCTCCTGGCGGGCTTCAACGGCTTGGAGGTTGGGACCGCCGGGATAGCCCTGTTTTTCCTGGGCCTGATTACCGGGGGCACGGCTCAGCTCGTTGCCCTAACCGGAGCCGCTGTATCCCTTGGGTTCCTATGGTGGAACCGGTATCCTGCCAGGGTATTCCCTGGAGACACCGGAACGCTCGCCCTGGGCGCGCTCATCGGCATCGTTGGTATCATAGGAAAAGTGGAGGCCTACGCTGCACTGCTCCTCATCCCACATTTCCTTGACTTCATCATCAAAACCAGCGTCAGGTTCGGCGTAAGAAAACATGGAAGGACGAGGGTGAGGGCGGATGGAACCCTTCAAGCCCCCCCGTACCCGAGTTTCCTGGGGTTGATAATGAGGAGCGTCAGGGTAACCGAACCAAAACTCGTCGCAATAGTGTGGTCTATTGAGACAGCCCTCGGTCTTTTGTCACTGGCTCTTCATCTATGA
- a CDS encoding BlaI/MecI/CopY family transcriptional regulator, translating into MEPQEFKLTEEGVRAVLPPLEAEIMEYMWRAKTATAGEVYENMKKSHPDMRRSTVSILMNRLCERGLLTRYVDHGRGGIRYVYSITTTKEEFEEKVVQSIFDALMSNFKEATYAYLAKIKK; encoded by the coding sequence ATGGAGCCCCAAGAATTCAAGCTCACCGAGGAGGGCGTACGGGCGGTTCTTCCTCCCCTTGAGGCGGAGATAATGGAGTACATGTGGCGGGCAAAGACCGCAACCGCCGGCGAGGTGTACGAAAACATGAAAAAATCCCACCCGGACATGAGACGCTCTACGGTGAGCATCCTAATGAACCGCCTCTGCGAGCGCGGCCTTTTAACGAGGTACGTCGACCACGGCAGGGGTGGCATCAGGTACGTGTACTCCATAACCACAACTAAGGAGGAGTTCGAGGAAAAGGTGGTGCAGAGCATATTCGATGCCCTGATGAGCAACTTTAAAGAGGCCACCTACGCATACCTAGCCAAGATAAAGAAGTGA
- a CDS encoding glycosyltransferase, with amino-acid sequence MDIRLVVFDLDGTLIGAEQSFTELKESLKSKLLSLGIPEDVVGDLTPMYESIRRIATETGRNFEELYELMVDLETRRIENSFLFEGAREVLDMLKRRGIALALMTRSSRRAALRALELHDLVRYFPVVSTRDDVSPEELKPNSGQLERILDHFGVDPAKVLVVGDHGYDVLPAAQIGALTVLVTSHSSGRMSFDVPVEPNFEVPTLVELRPLLENLLSTFVVVPAYNEERTIGGVLDNLLRYFRKDEIVVVNDGSRDRTLEMAGSRGVHVLTHLVNRGLGGALGTGLAYAVRKNGRLVLTFDADGQHLISDALRVMKPVAEGRADFAVGSRLKGDTSEMPFVKRLGNTILDAITALFAGKYVSDSQSGLRCFNRRCASKIRITCDRYAVSSEIIIEASKHGCRIVEVPIKAVYTEYSMKKGTNVLEGLKIALNLLFDKLR; translated from the coding sequence ATGGACATAAGACTGGTGGTCTTTGACCTCGATGGAACACTTATAGGCGCAGAACAGTCCTTTACAGAGCTCAAGGAGAGTTTAAAATCCAAGCTTTTATCCCTGGGAATCCCAGAGGACGTCGTTGGGGATCTGACCCCAATGTATGAGAGCATCCGTAGAATAGCAACGGAGACCGGTAGGAACTTTGAAGAACTCTATGAACTAATGGTGGACCTTGAAACCCGGAGAATTGAGAACAGCTTCCTCTTTGAGGGGGCCAGGGAAGTTCTCGACATGCTGAAGCGCAGGGGTATCGCCCTGGCGTTAATGACCCGAAGCTCCAGGCGGGCGGCGCTGAGGGCGCTTGAGCTTCACGACCTGGTGCGGTACTTCCCGGTGGTCTCTACTAGGGATGATGTTTCACCTGAAGAGCTCAAACCCAACTCCGGTCAGCTTGAACGCATACTGGACCATTTCGGGGTCGACCCGGCGAAGGTCCTTGTCGTCGGCGACCATGGTTATGACGTTCTTCCCGCGGCTCAGATAGGTGCACTCACCGTTCTTGTAACGTCGCACAGTTCCGGAAGGATGAGCTTTGACGTTCCAGTCGAACCTAACTTTGAGGTGCCGACGCTCGTCGAACTCAGGCCCCTCTTGGAGAATCTCCTCTCCACCTTCGTTGTGGTGCCAGCGTACAACGAGGAGCGGACTATTGGGGGGGTTCTGGACAACCTCCTCAGGTACTTTCGAAAGGATGAGATAGTGGTGGTCAACGATGGATCCAGGGACAGGACTCTGGAGATGGCAGGGTCAAGGGGTGTTCACGTTCTCACCCACCTGGTCAACCGCGGCCTTGGAGGGGCGCTGGGAACGGGTCTGGCCTACGCCGTTAGGAAGAACGGAAGGCTTGTCCTCACCTTCGATGCCGATGGGCAGCACCTCATAAGTGATGCGTTGAGGGTCATGAAGCCCGTTGCGGAGGGGCGGGCTGACTTTGCCGTCGGTTCCCGCCTTAAAGGTGATACCAGTGAAATGCCGTTTGTAAAACGGCTTGGCAACACTATTCTTGACGCGATAACCGCCCTTTTTGCAGGTAAGTACGTAAGTGACAGTCAAAGCGGTCTCAGATGTTTTAACAGGAGATGTGCGTCGAAGATACGTATAACCTGTGACCGCTACGCGGTTTCCAGTGAGATCATAATCGAGGCTTCAAAGCACGGGTGCAGGATAGTTGAGGTCCCTATAAAAGCCGTTTATACCGAATACTCGATGAAGAAGGGGACGAACGTCCTAGAAGGGCTTAAGATCGCCCTTAACCTGCTGTTCGATAAACTGAGGTGA
- the cas6 gene encoding CRISPR-associated endoribonuclease Cas6, with product MRIEIKFRPVKEDTVLPFNYNYEVYEQLLEKMFLISPELAHNVEVSHIDYFTFSRIMVRKRELLPDRGIRVLSGEVSLYISSSSSDVIKAIVEGFMDSPLLKIEDASFVAEDIKVLREPRLRDGVLFSTLSPVMVRSLKLDGGRMKVWDLYPNENSFFDRLRKVMLMRYSALNGSMPEDRDFSIDVIKFKPVRILVRDTYYRGSLMVFRYHGSMDIARFGYENGFGEKTRYGFGMVKVIDEEPVTKDRGLSQ from the coding sequence TTGAGAATCGAGATAAAATTCCGGCCTGTTAAGGAAGACACTGTTCTTCCCTTTAACTACAATTATGAAGTGTACGAGCAGCTTCTGGAGAAGATGTTCCTGATCTCGCCGGAGCTGGCCCACAACGTTGAGGTTAGCCACATAGACTACTTCACGTTCTCTCGGATAATGGTTCGCAAACGGGAGCTCCTTCCGGACAGGGGGATACGGGTTCTATCTGGTGAGGTCTCCCTGTACATATCCTCATCCTCCTCCGATGTCATAAAGGCCATAGTGGAGGGATTTATGGACAGCCCCCTCCTGAAGATTGAGGATGCGTCTTTCGTTGCCGAGGATATAAAGGTTCTCCGGGAGCCCAGGCTAAGGGACGGTGTCCTCTTCTCAACGCTCAGCCCCGTAATGGTTCGCAGTCTGAAACTTGACGGCGGCAGGATGAAGGTCTGGGACCTCTATCCCAATGAGAACAGCTTTTTTGATAGGCTCAGGAAGGTCATGCTGATGCGCTACTCAGCCCTCAACGGCAGTATGCCCGAGGACAGGGACTTCAGCATAGACGTGATAAAGTTCAAACCGGTCCGGATTCTGGTCAGGGACACGTACTACCGCGGCTCACTGATGGTGTTCCGTTATCACGGTTCCATGGACATAGCCCGCTTTGGGTATGAGAACGGCTTTGGAGAAAAGACGAGGTACGGTTTCGGTATGGTAAAGGTCATAGATGAAGAGCCAGTGACAAAAGACCGAGGGCTGTCTCAATAG
- a CDS encoding DUF2304 domain-containing protein, with protein sequence MRMLVVQYISIVVVSGLMFYVFSKYRDGHLEWGDVLFWEALLLVMLVLSCFPVEISLEVKRILGISRGLDALFVVAIGLAYLMIFRVYLAVDRAEREITELTRKIAIELEEINERLRNMEEKL encoded by the coding sequence ATGAGAATGTTGGTGGTGCAGTATATATCTATTGTTGTTGTCTCAGGTTTAATGTTTTATGTTTTCAGCAAATACCGGGATGGCCACCTTGAGTGGGGGGATGTTCTTTTTTGGGAGGCTCTGTTACTGGTAATGCTGGTGCTGTCCTGTTTCCCTGTGGAAATCTCCCTTGAGGTTAAGAGGATACTTGGAATTAGCAGGGGGCTGGATGCACTCTTTGTGGTTGCAATCGGCCTTGCATACCTCATGATTTTCAGGGTGTATCTGGCTGTTGACAGGGCCGAGAGGGAGATAACGGAGCTGACGAGAAAAATAGCAATTGAGCTTGAGGAGATAAACGAGAGGCTCAGGAACATGGAAGAGAAGCTCTAA
- a CDS encoding proteasome-activating nucleotidase, with amino-acid sequence MSIEDVDVKPSEEYDDYITYLKRRIRQLELQVRTLEADKERLERELSRLRMEMSRLRQPPAFAGTVIEMLDEDRAIVQNYNGPRFVVRIAPWIERDKVKPGSRVALDQRTMAVVELLPSEKDPSVLGFEVIERPRMSYKDIGGLEKQLQELREAVELPLRHPDLFSKVGIEPPKGVLLYGPPGCGKTLMAKALAHEVNATFIKVVGSELVRKFIGEGARLVHELFELAKEKAPAIIFIDEIDAVGARRLDETTGGEREVNRTLMQLLAEMDGFDPSGNVKIIAATNRPDILDPALLRPGRFDRLIEVPLPNFRGRLEILKVHTRKMNLRDVDLRLIAEMTEGASGADLKAIATEAGMFAIRARRERVTQEDFIKAVEKVLGGEQKLAQQIAAHEVMYG; translated from the coding sequence ATGAGTATTGAAGATGTTGATGTCAAACCCTCAGAGGAATACGATGATTACATCACGTACCTGAAGAGACGTATCAGACAGCTCGAACTCCAAGTGAGAACTCTAGAGGCAGACAAAGAGAGACTGGAGAGGGAACTGTCACGGTTACGCATGGAGATGTCGCGTCTGAGACAGCCCCCGGCATTTGCGGGAACAGTGATAGAGATGCTGGACGAGGACAGGGCCATAGTGCAGAACTACAACGGGCCCAGGTTCGTGGTGAGGATCGCACCGTGGATAGAAAGGGACAAGGTGAAACCAGGTTCAAGGGTGGCCCTCGATCAGAGGACCATGGCAGTGGTTGAGCTGTTACCGAGCGAGAAGGACCCATCGGTGCTGGGATTCGAGGTAATAGAAAGACCTAGGATGAGTTACAAGGACATCGGAGGACTGGAGAAACAACTCCAAGAGCTCAGGGAGGCCGTCGAACTTCCACTCAGACATCCAGACCTGTTCTCCAAAGTCGGGATCGAACCTCCAAAGGGTGTTCTCCTCTACGGACCGCCGGGATGCGGGAAGACCCTGATGGCGAAGGCACTCGCCCACGAGGTAAACGCCACGTTCATCAAAGTCGTCGGCAGCGAGCTCGTGAGGAAGTTCATCGGGGAGGGCGCGAGGCTCGTCCACGAACTCTTCGAGCTGGCAAAGGAGAAAGCCCCGGCGATAATCTTCATAGACGAGATAGATGCCGTTGGCGCAAGGAGACTGGACGAGACGACCGGCGGTGAACGCGAGGTCAACAGAACGCTCATGCAACTCCTGGCAGAGATGGACGGCTTCGATCCCAGCGGCAACGTCAAGATAATCGCGGCGACCAACAGACCGGACATCCTGGATCCCGCACTCCTGAGACCCGGCAGATTCGACAGGCTGATAGAGGTGCCCCTACCGAACTTCAGGGGCAGGCTGGAGATACTTAAAGTCCACACGAGGAAGATGAACCTACGCGACGTTGACCTAAGGTTGATAGCGGAGATGACAGAGGGCGCGAGCGGGGCCGATCTGAAGGCCATAGCAACGGAGGCAGGGATGTTCGCCATAAGAGCCAGAAGGGAACGGGTGACCCAAGAGGATTTCATAAAGGCCGTCGAGAAGGTCCTTGGGGGCGAACAGAAACTCGCCCAGCAGATAGCCGCACACGAAGTCATGTACGGCTGA
- a CDS encoding M48 family metallopeptidase: MPMPLLFLILQVLILLGMAGNLGLAATIGSLVLLAALYVKVNRRGPSGDYIQPEGEEFSWLQEELEKLSKRAGIKTPKLLILDEYIPNAFSYGRTVVLSMGLFEVLEEEEIIAVMAHEIGHIKNRDTLMFPLVVYGRYFSIGAVMLTFMLSNKLALGLLSLIFYAFYEESRAKFMKNREFKADETALHLLDVPMSMKRALEELKYYEDLRSEVKMTGFPGIDPSIERPQKNTQLIETHPSYDERIIRIILEMENLKVQRGMLR; encoded by the coding sequence ATGCCCATGCCACTGCTCTTTCTGATCCTCCAGGTGCTGATTCTGCTGGGGATGGCGGGGAACCTCGGTCTGGCAGCGACCATCGGATCACTGGTTCTGCTCGCGGCCCTTTACGTAAAGGTAAACCGCCGGGGACCCAGCGGGGACTACATCCAGCCGGAGGGAGAGGAGTTTTCCTGGCTCCAGGAGGAACTTGAAAAGCTCTCAAAAAGAGCAGGCATAAAAACCCCGAAACTGCTCATCCTCGATGAGTACATCCCCAACGCGTTTTCTTACGGACGCACCGTGGTCCTGTCCATGGGGCTGTTCGAGGTGTTAGAGGAGGAGGAGATAATCGCCGTCATGGCCCACGAAATAGGGCACATAAAGAACAGGGACACGCTGATGTTCCCACTCGTCGTTTACGGAAGGTACTTCTCAATAGGGGCCGTCATGTTAACGTTCATGCTCTCAAACAAGTTGGCATTGGGCCTACTCTCCCTGATATTCTACGCATTCTACGAGGAGAGCAGGGCGAAGTTCATGAAGAACCGGGAGTTTAAGGCGGATGAAACCGCACTCCACCTTCTGGACGTCCCGATGAGCATGAAGCGTGCACTCGAGGAGCTGAAATACTACGAAGATCTCCGGTCGGAGGTCAAGATGACCGGTTTCCCAGGGATAGACCCCTCAATAGAGCGCCCTCAGAAGAACACTCAGCTTATAGAGACGCATCCAAGTTACGATGAAAGGATCATCAGGATAATACTAGAAATGGAGAACCTCAAGGTGCAGAGGGGAATGCTAAGGTGA